The proteins below are encoded in one region of Thermodesulfovibrio thiophilus DSM 17215:
- the aat gene encoding leucyl/phenylalanyl-tRNA--protein transferase, translating into MTVFLLRETIEFPPADLAESDGLLAIGGDLSVERLILAYRSGIFPWYNHEPILWWSPSLRPVIFPRLFSMSRSLYQTLKKEIYRVSFDRDFYSVIKGCAAAPRKDSSGTWITTEMMEAYSVLHNLGFAHSVEIWFNDKIIGGLYGVAIGNAFFGESMFTLMKDASKVALACLVKFLIEQDFYFIDCQITNPHLLKMGAVELPRSVFLKILDEALKRSLILGKWSGFECSTKEVASFLKKKLIPRRLKNEDNTF; encoded by the coding sequence ATGACAGTATTTTTGCTTCGTGAAACTATAGAATTCCCTCCTGCTGATCTTGCTGAGTCTGATGGCTTGCTCGCCATTGGAGGAGATCTCAGTGTTGAAAGATTAATTCTTGCTTATAGATCAGGAATATTTCCATGGTATAATCATGAACCAATACTGTGGTGGTCACCCTCTCTGAGACCTGTAATATTTCCGAGACTTTTCAGTATGTCAAGGAGTCTTTATCAGACTTTGAAAAAAGAGATTTACAGAGTGAGCTTTGATAGAGACTTTTATAGTGTAATTAAAGGTTGTGCTGCTGCTCCAAGAAAAGATTCTTCAGGAACATGGATTACAACAGAGATGATGGAGGCTTATAGTGTACTTCATAATCTTGGATTTGCTCATTCAGTTGAAATATGGTTTAATGATAAAATTATTGGTGGACTTTATGGAGTGGCTATTGGTAATGCATTTTTTGGAGAGTCAATGTTCACATTAATGAAGGATGCTTCGAAAGTTGCACTTGCCTGCCTTGTTAAGTTTCTTATTGAACAGGATTTTTATTTCATAGACTGTCAGATTACAAATCCTCATCTTTTAAAAATGGGTGCAGTTGAACTTCCTCGCTCAGTTTTTTTAAAAATATTAGATGAGGCATTAAAAAGGAGCTTAATACTTGGAAAATGGTCAGGCTTTGAATGCTCTACGAAAGAGGTAGCCTCTTTTCTTAAAAAGAAACTAATACCGAGGAGATTAAAGAATGAAGATAATACTTTTTGA
- a CDS encoding HAD family hydrolase, producing MKIILFDIDGTLISAGGAGTRALNKAFEQILGIKDAFKNFEMAGKTDVQIIKEGLIASGVKLSNVLVSELIESYLENLSIEINNNSKHLKPGVKEFIELIYHELKYPMGLLTGNLEKGARIKLEPFGLNTFFPFGAFGSDHEDRNYLLPVAIERFSRTFNYNIDFQQCIVVGDTPRDVACAKPYGATVIAVATGPYSVEKLKTTGADVVVENLSEISKILTLLS from the coding sequence ATGAAGATAATACTTTTTGATATAGATGGTACTTTGATAAGTGCTGGTGGTGCAGGTACAAGAGCCTTAAACAAAGCCTTTGAACAGATTCTTGGAATTAAGGATGCATTTAAGAATTTTGAGATGGCAGGTAAAACAGATGTTCAGATAATTAAGGAAGGGCTTATAGCTTCAGGAGTCAAACTTTCTAATGTTTTAGTTAGTGAGTTAATTGAAAGCTATCTTGAAAATTTAAGCATAGAGATAAATAATAACTCAAAACATCTGAAGCCAGGTGTGAAAGAGTTTATAGAGCTTATTTATCACGAATTGAAATATCCCATGGGACTTCTTACTGGTAACCTTGAAAAAGGAGCCAGAATTAAACTTGAACCATTTGGATTGAATACATTTTTCCCATTTGGAGCATTTGGAAGTGATCATGAGGATAGAAATTATCTTTTACCTGTAGCAATTGAGAGATTTTCAAGAACATTCAACTATAATATTGATTTCCAACAGTGCATTGTTGTCGGCGATACTCCGAGAGATGTAGCCTGTGCAAAACCTTATGGTGCTACAGTAATAGCAGTGGCTACGGGTCCTTACAGTGTGGAAAAACTAAAAACAACAGGTGCAGATGTCGTAGTTGAAAACCTGTCGGAAATCAGCAAAATTCTAACACTACTTTCCTGA
- a CDS encoding peptide chain release factor family protein, which translates to MEKFGIKESELEEKFIRCSGHGGQRLNKTSTGVYLKHLPTGVEVKCTKERFQGLNRFFARRMLVEKIKESMGIPTRKQKEIEKIRKKKRKKSVNSNSS; encoded by the coding sequence ATGGAAAAATTCGGTATCAAAGAATCTGAACTGGAAGAAAAATTTATCAGATGCTCAGGACATGGAGGCCAGAGGTTGAATAAAACATCAACAGGTGTTTACCTCAAGCATTTGCCAACTGGAGTGGAAGTGAAATGCACAAAGGAGAGATTTCAGGGATTAAATCGTTTTTTTGCTAGAAGAATGCTTGTAGAGAAAATAAAAGAATCTATGGGAATTCCTACGAGAAAACAGAAAGAAATTGAAAAGATAAGGAAAAAGAAAAGAAAAAAATCAGTAAATTCCAATTCTTCATAA
- the rpsL gene encoding 30S ribosomal protein S12, producing MPTISQLVKKGREKVEKKTKSPALQSCPQRRGVCVRVYTTTPKKPNSALRKVAKVRLTNGVEVIAYIPGEGHNLQEHSIVLVRGGRVKDLPGVRYHIVRGTLDCAGVNNRRKSRSKYGTKRPK from the coding sequence GTGCCGACGATTTCACAATTAGTAAAAAAAGGCAGGGAGAAAGTTGAAAAGAAAACTAAATCACCTGCTTTACAATCATGTCCTCAGAGAAGGGGTGTATGTGTGAGAGTATATACAACGACTCCTAAAAAACCTAACTCTGCTTTGAGGAAAGTAGCAAAAGTAAGGTTGACAAATGGAGTTGAGGTGATAGCTTATATACCAGGAGAAGGCCATAATTTGCAAGAACATTCAATAGTTCTTGTAAGAGGAGGCAGGGTGAAGGATTTGCCAGGTGTTAGATATCATATTGTCAGGGGAACACTGGACTGTGCAGGTGTTAATAACAGGAGAAAGAGTCGTTCAAAATACGGCACTAAAAGACCAAAATAA
- the rpsG gene encoding 30S ribosomal protein S7, whose product MPRRGYVPKREVLPDPKYQSKLVSKLINVIMEDGEKAISEKICYGAFEIIKEKTGNDPLKVFKQAIENIKPILEVRPRRVGGATYQVPMEVRPNRRLSLALRWLTTYARQRKEKTMKERLAGEILDAYNNVGSSIKKREETHKMAEANRAFAHYRW is encoded by the coding sequence ATGCCACGAAGAGGTTATGTTCCAAAAAGAGAAGTTTTACCTGATCCAAAATATCAGAGTAAGCTTGTATCAAAATTAATAAATGTTATTATGGAAGACGGTGAAAAGGCTATTAGTGAAAAAATATGTTATGGTGCTTTTGAAATAATTAAAGAAAAAACAGGGAATGATCCTCTGAAAGTTTTTAAGCAAGCAATTGAAAATATCAAACCAATTCTCGAAGTAAGGCCTAGAAGGGTTGGAGGAGCAACATATCAGGTCCCCATGGAGGTGAGGCCTAATAGAAGATTGAGTCTTGCTTTAAGATGGCTTACCACATATGCAAGGCAGCGTAAAGAAAAAACTATGAAAGAAAGACTTGCAGGTGAAATTTTAGATGCCTACAATAATGTAGGTTCTTCAATAAAAAAGAGAGAAGAAACCCACAAAATG